The following proteins come from a genomic window of Brevibacillus antibioticus:
- a CDS encoding metallophosphoesterase family protein yields the protein MKRLLAISDIHGELEKLESLMEQIQYDPQNDQLILLGDYIDRGPESKGVVEKVKQLHAQGAIVLMGNHDHMMVKSFEQDPVFIERWFRNGAQKTLASYGHVAADTESGAPEALEITSSVKEHLEFLAGLDCYYETDDYIFVHGGVHPETPVAESDPYLLMWIREEFHKGYQGEKTVVFGHTPTSYLHGKHDVFYGENKIIGIDGGAVYGGRLHCLELPSRKVYSVE from the coding sequence ATGAAAAGATTGTTGGCAATCAGCGATATTCATGGGGAATTGGAGAAACTGGAATCGTTGATGGAGCAAATTCAGTACGATCCACAAAACGATCAATTGATCCTGCTAGGTGATTATATAGACCGTGGACCAGAGTCGAAGGGGGTCGTCGAAAAGGTAAAACAGCTCCATGCACAAGGGGCAATTGTGTTGATGGGCAACCATGATCATATGATGGTTAAATCATTCGAGCAAGACCCTGTCTTTATCGAACGATGGTTCCGAAACGGCGCACAAAAGACGTTGGCGAGCTATGGTCATGTAGCAGCAGATACCGAGTCTGGCGCACCGGAGGCATTGGAAATCACCTCTTCAGTCAAAGAGCATTTGGAATTTTTGGCTGGCTTGGACTGTTATTATGAAACGGATGATTATATTTTTGTTCACGGGGGTGTACATCCCGAGACTCCGGTCGCAGAGTCTGACCCGTACCTGCTGATGTGGATACGTGAAGAGTTCCATAAAGGCTACCAGGGTGAGAAGACCGTTGTCTTTGGTCACACGCCAACCAGTTATTTGCACGGTAAACATGATGTGTTTTACGGAGAAAATAAAATCATCGGCATTGACGGAGGTGCCGTATATGGCGGCCGTCTGCATTGCTTGGAGCTTCCCAGCCGAAAGGTTTACTCGGTAGAGTAA